One stretch of Glycine soja cultivar W05 chromosome 7, ASM419377v2, whole genome shotgun sequence DNA includes these proteins:
- the LOC114417891 gene encoding coatomer subunit beta-1-like, which yields MEKSCTLVVHFDKGTPALANEIKEALEGNDVAAKIDALKKAIMILLNGETIPQLFITIIRYVLPSEDHTIQKLLLLYLEIIDKTDSRGKVLPEMILICQNLRNNLQHPNEYIRGVTLRFLCRLNESEIIEPLIPSILANLEHRHPFVRRNAVLAVMSVYKLPQGEQLLDSAPEIVDKFLSTEQDPSSKRNAFLMLFSCAQDRAINYLFTNIDRIIDWGEQLQMVVLELIRKVCRSNKGEKGKYIKIIISLLNAPSTAVIYECASTLVSLSSAPTAIRAAASTYCQLLLSQSDNNVKLIVLDRLNELKTSSREIMVEMVMDVLRALSTPNHDIRRKTLDIALELITPRNIDEVVMMLKKEVVKTQSGEHEKNGEYRQMLVQAIHTCAIKFPEVASTVVHLLMDFLGDTNVASAMDVVVFVREIIETNPKLRISIITRLLDTFYQIRAARVCSCALWIIGEYCLSLSEVESGIATIKQCLGDLPFYTVTEEGDGQEASKPIQQVNSTTVSSRRPAILADGTYATQSAALETAMSPPTLVQGSLSSIGNLRSLILSGDFFLGAVVACTLTKLVLRLEEVQTSKAEVNKATTQALLIIVSMLQLGQSSILPHPIDNDSYDRIVLCIRLLCNTGDEIRKIWLQSCRQSFVKMLADKQRRETEEIKAKAQISNAQPDDLIDFYHLKSRKGMSQLELEDEVQDDLKRATGEFTKDADDANKLNRILQLTGFSDPVYAEAYVTVHHYDIVLDVTVINRTKETLQNLCLELATMGDLKLVERPQNYTLAPESSKQIKANIKVSSTETGVIFGNIVYETSSNVLERTVIVLNDIHIDIMDYISPASCADVAFRTMWAEFEWENKVAVNTVLQDERDFLNHIIKSTNMKCLTPPSALEGDCGFLAANLYAKSVFGEDALVNVSIEKQSDGKLSGYIRIRSKTQGIALSLGDKITLKQKGAA from the exons ATGGAGAAGTCGTGCACTCTGGTGGTCCACTTCGACAAGGGCACGCCGGCGCTGGCCAATGAGATCAAGGAGGCCCTGGAAGGAAACGACGTCGCTGCGAAGATCGACGCGCTCAAGAAGGCCATCATGATCCTCCTGAACGGCGAGACCATTCCGCAGCTCTTCATCACCATTATCCGCTACGTGCTCCCCTCCGAGGACCACACCATCCAGAAGCTCCTCCTCCTCTATCTCGAGATCATCGACAAGACCGATTCGCGCGGCAAGGTCCTCCCTGAGATGATCCTCATCTGCCAGAACCTCCGTAACAACCTCCAGCACCCCAACGAGTACATCCGCGGCGTCACTCTCCGTTTCCTCTGCCGCCTCAACGAGTCCGAGATCATCGAGCCTCTCATTCCCTCCATTCTCGCCAACCTCGAACACCGCCACCCCTTCGTTCGCCGCAACGCCGTCCTCGCCGTCATGTCCGTCTACAAGCTCCCCCAGGGTGAGCAGCTCCTCGACAGCGCGCCGGAGATCGTGGACAAGTTCTTGTCCACCGAGCAGGATCCTTCTAGTAAGCGCAATGCCTTTCTTATGCTCTTTTCTTGCGCGCAGGATCGCGCCATCAATTATCTGTTTACGAATATCGATAGAATTATTGACTGGGGTGAACAGCTTCAGATGGTGGTGTTGGAGCTGATTAGGAAGGTTTGTAGGAGCAATAAGGGGGAGAAGGGGAAGTACATTAAGATCATTATATCCCTTTTGAATGCTCCTTCCACTGCTGTTATTTATGAATGTGCTAGCACCCTTGTGTCACTCTCTTCTGCACCCACTGCCATTAGGGCTGCTGCTAGTACTTACTGTCAGCTTTTACTTTCTCAGAGTGATAACAATGTTAAACTCATTGTGCTTGATCGTTTGAATGAGCTCAAGACTTCCAGTAGGGAAATCATGGTGGAGATGGTCATGGATGTCCTTCGGGCACTTTCCACTCCCAATCATGATATTAGGCGGAAGACTCTTGATATTGCTCTCGAGCTCATAACTCCCAGGAACATTGATGAGGTTGTTATGATGCTCAAGAAAGAGGTTGTCAAAACTCAGAGTGGGGAGCATGAGAAGAATGGGGAGTACAGGCAGATGCTGGTGCAGGCTATTCATACTTGTGCCATTAAGTTCCCGGAGGTGGCTAGCACTGTCGTGCATCTGTTGATGGACTTCTTGGGGGATACCAATGTGGCTTCTGCCATGGATGTGGTTGTTTTTGTGCGCGAGATCATCGAGACCAACCCCAAGTTGCGGATTTCTATCATCACCAGGCTTTTGGATACTTTCTACCAAATCCGTGCTGCGAGGGTGTGCTCATGTGCGCTCTGGATAATTGGTGAGTATTGCCTGTCACTTTCGGAGGTTGAGAGTGGCATTGCAACCATTAAGCAGTGTCTTGGTGACCTCCCGTTTTATACTGTTACTGAGGAAGGAGACGGTCAGGAGGCATCGAAACCCATACAGCAGGTGAACTCAACCACTGTGTCTTCTAGGAGGCCTGCTATTCTTGCAGATGGGACCTATGCCACCCAGAGTGCTGCTCTGGAAACTGCCATGTCACCACCCACCCTTGTACAGGGTTCTCTGTCCTCAATTGGGAACTTGAGATCACTCATTCTTTCAGGTGATTTCTTTCTTGGGGCTGTAGTTGCATGTACACTGACAAAACTTGTGTTAAGGTTGGAAGAGGTTCAGACTTCAAAAGCCGAAGTTAACAAGGCAACTACACAGGCCTTGTTGATCATTGTTTCAATGCTGCAGCTGGGTCAATCTTCAATTCTTCCACATCCAATTGATAATGATTCTTATGACAGGATTGTCCTCTGCATTAGATTGTTGTGCAATACTGGTGATGAAATAAGGAAGATATGGCTGCAATCTTGCAGACAGAGCTTTGTGAAAATGCTTGCAGATAAGCAGCGTCGTGAGACTGAGGAGATTAAAGCTAAGGCTCAAATTTCTAATGCACAGCCTGATGATCTTATTGATTTTTACCATCTGAAGAGCAGGAAG GGTATGAGCCAACTTGAGCTGGAAGATGAGGTTCAAGACGATCTCAAACGTGCTACTGGGGAGTTTACAAAGGATGCAGATGATGCAAATAAGCTCAATCGCATTCTTCAGCTCACTGGATTCAGTGATCCTGTTTATGCTGAAGCATATGTCACAGTGCATCACTATGACATTGTCCTTGATGTTACTGTCATCAACCGAACCAAGGAAACTCTTCAGAATTTATGTTTGGAGTTAGCAACCATGGGTGATCTCAAACTTGTTGAGCGTCCACAAAACTATACGCTTGCTCCAGAATCAAGCAAACAAATTAAAGCCAACATTAAGGTTTCATCAACTGAAACAGGAGTTATATTTGGTAACATAGTCTATGAGACATCTTCTAATGTTCTTGAGAGAACAGTTATTGTTCTAAATGATATCCATATTGACATCATGGACTACATTTCTCCTGCATCTTGTGCCGATGTGGCATTCAGAACTATGTGGGCTGAGTTTGAGTGGGAAAACAAG gtTGCCGTAAATACAGTATTACAAGATGAGAGGGACTTCCTGAACCACATTATCAAGTCTACAAATATGAAGTGCCTGACTCCACC ATCGGCATTGGAAGGGGATTGTGGATTCCTTGCTGCAAACCTTTATGCTAAGAGTGTTTTTGGGGAAGATGCTTTGGTGAATGTGAGCATTGAAAAGCAATCAGATGGTAAGTTGAGTGGATACATCAGAATAAGAAGTAAAACTCAGGGAATTGCCCTCAGTCTTGGGGATAAGATAACTTTGAAACAGAAGGGAGCCGCTTAA